A segment of the Solanum lycopersicum chromosome 9, SLM_r2.1 genome:
TCTTACCTAAAGACCCTTATGATCGAGCTTTAGCTCGTTTCTGGGCTAAATTCTTCGAAGATAAGGTATATCGACTCCTTAACTTGTCTCTACTCTGTTAATTGAATATTCTAACTTATAAATGATCAACTATACATCTCCAAAATTTATGTGGCATGTCATGAGGTGTCTACGAGACATGTTAAAGAGTTGGAGTGCTTAATTGTTAATTGAGACCAAATATTTAGATATGCACATTCAAAGTTAGAGTACTTATTATCGGATACAACCAAGTCAGaatgtcattttatatatattatatgtcttGTGTAAAATTGGactaaagtaataaaatatcaCATTGCCAACAATAACTTATTTGTGACTGACTAATGTACTTCTATTGTTGTAGAtttatatctttaaaattttgttgaatTCAAGTTCCAATTGTTATGTAGTGGCCATCAATGATGAAAAGTCTATTTTTCAAAGGAGAGGAGCAAGAGAAAGGTAAAGAGGAAGTTAATGAGATGTTGAAAATTCTTGATAATGAGCTCAAGGACAAAAAGTTTTTTGTTGGTAACAACTTTGgatttgttgatgttgttgcaAATGCTGTAGCCCTTTGGTTTGGAGTTCTTGAAGAAGTAATTGGAGTTGTTTCGGTGACAAGTGAAAAATTCCCAAATTTTTGCGATTGGAGAGATGAATACTACATTCAAAACAAGGAATATTTACCGTCAAGAGATGAATTGTTTGCCCATTACCAAGCTTACATTCAACGTGTTGCTGCTTCAAAATGATTACTCCTCTATTGAATTTTAAGATTTCGTGTGGCAATAAAAAATAGTGATGTATTTTTTGTGAAATCAATGGTAATTGAAATATACACGTTAAAAAAGTGATAAAGTTTTTATCGGcattagttaattattattagatCTACTATGACTTTAGACTTTAAGGACATTTATAAAGAATgttaatttatcattaaaatataCATCTATAGCAGTAATTAAGTTATTGTCATTAACTAATTTcattaaagatcattttttatatagtgAGAGAAATTTTCCTCTCATAGAAACAACTCACGAATTTGAGTCTCACATTTAAAAGACAGAAAATCCGCAAGGATCTAAAAGAAGATTGTTGCTATCCAGCTATCTCGAAATTCAATGTACAATTAATAAGAATTCAAAACCTTTTGATTGTGGGGGCAAAAGTGAAAAGAACGCTTCACAAAAGAATCTTCTACAGCACGTTCTGTAACCTTAGTTCTACTCCAATTTTTGTggtatatttatgaatttaaatatttttaacacttaattattttgttttatttttaaatccaACTTGACTATTAACATTTTCTATTCAATTATTGTTTGGGTGGTTGGTCAGTAATTGTacaacaattaattaaatacacCACTAAGTTTCTCATGATTGACTTATGACTCATGGTATGAAAGCAATTTTATATTGGCCTTCTATGTTTCCAAGAGTAAACTTTAAGGAAAAGGGTAGATGTATCTTGAATTATAAGTAgatattttttgtcattttttagaaatattagtatttttatcaTTCAAAAATTAGAGTATGTGTACtatttatattaatgaaaatatacgtatcataattttattcatcGACTCATTATCGGATCGATGGATAATATTGCGCCACATGTCCCTATTTACACTTTTTCGTTAAAGTGAAGGGCATATCGCTCTAGTTTTTAGTCGGCAGGGACATCAATATTCCAAAAATATGACAGAAGGTATCTGCACAACATTTACAATGATTAAAggatatatttattctttttccctaaaatatattacttcctctcctctattttaattcatttatttttaaaaaattattatttttaattctaatttgacataatattttttaaaaaaattgaatccttGTGATTAAAATCGTCAAATAAGGCTTGATCTTTGAGGGCAATCCAACTCAAATTGTTAACTGGAATACCAGATAGAATAGAGTTAAAATTTTGCAAGGCAATTCAAAATTGGGGCTTATAAGCCCAACATCAGTCAGCTCGAGCCCTTGTGGCTTGAGTGACACTGGGTTGAGGCTCTCAGCCAAAAAGATATGTGGTTCAAATttagtaattaaaataaattgcgataaaagaagtaaaaactaaatatattgattgtcgaatatattttaatatcttcctctcctttattttaattatttatttaaaaaaaaaaaaattttaaatttttacttgacataatgttattttttaaaattgtatctTTGTGATTAAAATCGTCAAATAAAGCTTAATCTTTGAGGCCAACCCAACTCATATCATTAACCGGATAGAATTGAGTTCAAATTTTGCAAGGCAATTCAAAATTGGAGCTTAAAAGCCCAACATCAATCAACTCGCGACCCTTGAGGCTCCCGGCCAAAAAGATATgtgattcaaatttaaaaactaaaataaattataataaaagaattgaaaagTAAATATAATGATTGTCGAATACGTCTTAATATCTTATCTTAGGCAATACTTTATTCATTTAGCGTAAATCCTAATCTCCTCGTGAGCAAGTTGCATGTAATATTGCGTAAAGTAATTAGTAGTGTTGTCACGGCCCgatgacacccacacttaccctcctatgtgagcgaaccaaccaatctaaaccttaacatttcaatataatatcaacaaaagtaatgcggaagacttaaactcattaataaaaaccaattcaataacttctaaaaactcaacaactattattatccccaaaatctggaagtcatcatcacaagaacatctacttcaaattactaaactaagagtattctaataaactaaaataagtaaaagctagtccatgccggaagttcaaggcatcaagacatgaagaggaagatccagtccaagctagaagcattagctcaccctgatatccggagtaatgaagactggctagagttgcgtttgagttgaagacgatggcacgtttgctgcactccacaaataacaaagaagaaaacataaaagtagggggtcagtacaaaacacgggtactgagtagatatcatcggccaactaaaaatagaaaacagtatatatcagataatatcataaaatcaactacaatactcaacatgcggcatttacaattaccataacccttggtcataacaccaatctcatcaatgaggactcacgcctccctatcatactcatttgggatttaggttcattaaattgagtatattaacatatttcaagattcattctctttactaatcctggtgtcggaacgtgacactccgatcctcatcatactatcctggtgtcgaaatgtgacactccgatcctcatatactatcctggtaccggaacgtggcacccgatcctcatatactatcctggtaccggaacgtggcacccgatcctcatatactatcctggtaccggaacgtggcacccgatccatattctatcttggtgtcggaacgtgacactccgatcctcatatactattctggtaccggaacgtggcacccgatccatattctatcctggtgtcagaacgtgacactccgatcctcatatactatcctggtattggaacgtggcacccgatcccctaatctcattactttcgttcatcaagccttcttttataccaaggaatcatcattaaaaaagtagattagggtttctttttcaagatttaggattcaatagcttcatcatgcttattttatcacaattatataatcacaacatgcaaacacacaattaagcatatagaagggtttacaacactacccaatacatatcattcgctattaagagtttactatgaaagagcataaaaaccataacctacctccaccgaagattcgtgatcaagcaacaAGCTAATCTTCAaagtctttgctttcctcttcgtttctcccctttctcgttcgattctctttctctctcttctgttctttctatttttcttattcaggctctctttcttttaccctaattaacatataattaagaataaaagatggcaataataacccactagtttactcaaggttacctcttttagcccccaagtaattgagttattaatattaaaccactaacattataattataagtcggaatagtcaaaaacgtcccttaaaacattaaagaaatccgactccgcctaggattacgcagcctgtgacgggccgtcgtgcctgcgacggtccgtcctgctgctccgtcacagagttcagagactcaattctctgaagagtctgtgacggtccgtcacgcctgtgacggtccgtcctgccattccgttacgaagttcagagagtcgatttcagtacccattttttaaaatttctaagtgttttgaaacgagacaccctcgacggtccgtcgtgcccatgacggtccgtcgtggattccgtcatctcagcctgtttttccagaaataaaatctgctgctcaaaacgactaaacagatcgttacaatagataccaatttacccatcgttcgtccccgaacgatcacaagaaggaaaacaagggcgagaaggagtacctgaatctgtaaacaggtttgggtatctttctcgcatatcagcctctttctcccaagtggcttcttcgacgggtcgattcttccattgaactttgatggatgcaatctcccttgaccttaGCTTGTGAACTTCTCtgtctaaaatggcaacaggttcctcctcataagacaaattctcatcaagcaaaatggaatcccaacggatgatgtagtttccatccccgtggtatcttttcaacatagacacatggaataccggatgcactcctgacaaccctggaggcaaggctaactcataagccacctcccctactcgcttaagtatttcaaagggaccaatatatcTTGGGCTTAATTTTccccttttaccaaaacgcatcacccctttcatgggtgagaCCTTCAGCAAGAcctgttcaccctccataaactccaagtctctaaccttgcgatccgcatattccttttgcctactttgcgccgctagaagcttttcttgaatagatttcactttatataacgattccctcagaagatcagtaccccaaggtctaacttcaaatgcatcaaaccacccaatgggagacctacatcttctcccatatagtgcctcaaatgggccatatcaatgcttgagtgatagctattgttgtagaatttattttttgtcgAGTGTTTAGTTTATGATTGCTCAATTCGTTTTGTGTTTAGAttaaaaattctataaaaagctcctttaatttctaattatatctttgaattattatgaattttctaTTCATGTAACTGGGTCAAGGTAGATAATTGCCGGACAATTTTTTTATGACCTTGTAACTAGCTAGGAGAAGAACAATTTTATTGTCATGTTTACTATTTTCTCACATGAATAATTTTAGgataaataattgtcatcttaataaattgatCACCTACGGAATGTCAATTTTCaatgtttcatatttttcttagatcttatgattttaaacatgtcatgtgaaaaattgaaactaaagaattgctaaaaaagaaataaatatttttttttaaaaaatattcctttatagaaaataaatagtattttctactaaattttctttaattaaatgtCTTGAAAAAGAGACAACTCTTTTAAGTGTTACGTATTATTAGacatttcaataatttaaagaaTTCGAACTCACAACTCTAGCACGGAAAATATTCAATTTCCATGACCCATTCCTTATACTAACTTATCAATCAGTTTTGTTAGGAGTTCATaagataatattgataatatttttataattttgtaataaatataaaatttacgaAAAAGTTCATATATATTCGAATAAAATTAtcccattatttatttgatttaaaatttgaattttcgtTGGAATAAAATTCTTCGTCCGAGAGAAAAGTATCTTAGCTGTTCACATGCTAAGGAACTAGGAAGTTTCGCCTTTGGTGGGCCAGtgattgtatattttattatttaatatatatcaatttcctcatcaaattgaaaatgaaagataaaatcaacggtattttaattgttaatattttcaaataatattttttaattttgtttagttttaaaattaaaatacatcaaatatattaaaaattcattaattttatatggCAAAGCACGctacatgaaaaattaaaaaaaaggccATCAAACAAATGAAAAGGAATATCGTtcgtaaaataaattataaataaaaataaattgaataaattaaaaatataagtatatttttaaagagtGATTTTTCTATCCACTAGATTTGACCAAAATGTTGGTGACATGAGCGCACAAGTCATcgttattattgtattattcctaaaaaaaaaatagggaagATGTTCAAACAAGCGTCTAGTtagtcaaatataatttttaatattaaaaaattgaatagtcaaacaagaaaaacattaatatatccctatttttttcctctataaataataaaaaagactaTACACCAAGggagccaaaaaaaaaattgagaaccaAAGTTGAGAGATGGCAGAAGTGAAGTTGCTTGGTCTAAGTTATAGCCCTTTTAATCATAGAGTTGAATGGGCTCTAAAGATTAAGGGAgtgaaatatgaatttatagaagaagatttacaAAATAAGAGTTCTTT
Coding sequences within it:
- the LOC101265853 gene encoding probable glutathione S-transferase; its protein translation is MADIKLLGLWYSPFSKRVEWALKTKGVEYEYIEDDLQNKSLLLLQSNPIHKKVPVLIHNGKPICESSVILEYIDETFEGPSILPKDPYDRALARFWAKFFEDKWPSMMKSLFFKGEEQEKGKEEVNEMLKILDNELKDKKFFVGNNFGFVDVVANAVALWFGVLEEVIGVVSVTSEKFPNFCDWRDEYYIQNKEYLPSRDELFAHYQAYIQRVAASK